The DNA window ACCGGCCACCACCACCGACAGGGCGGCCTTCTCGCGGTTGTCGCCGTTCACCTACGCATTCCTCGCTCTTCCGGGCGGGGACCACGCGACCGCGCGGCCCGCCCACGTTCCGTCGCCGGGTTGGGCCCCCGGCGTACTCGATTGTCGTCCTCGCGCCGATCGACGTCGCGTGGCCGACGGCGGGGTCCGTCCCCGCGTGGCTCGGGGGGACGCGGCCGCTCCCGGCGCGCGGGCGGCACGGGCTCCCGCGGCGCCCGCCGGACCACCGCCGCGCCCGGGGGCCGCGGCGGGATGTAGGCCGCGGGCCTGGGCAACCGCAGCAAACGCGACACCCGGCCGTCCTGACCGCTGTGCAGTGCCGCGACGGCCTCCGGTTCGTGCCGGGCCGCGTTCGCGACGAGACCGAACATCAACAGCGTGGTGGCCGTCGAGGTACCGCCCGCAGAGACCAGCGGCAACTGCAGGCCGGTCACCGGCAGGATCCCGACGACGTAACCGATGTTGATGAACGCCTGACCGGTGATCCACGCGGTCGCGGTCGCGGTCAGCAGCTGCAGGAACGGATCCGACGAACGCCGCGCGATCCGCAACCCGGTGTACACGAACAGCCCGAACAGGCCGATTACCGCGCCGGCGCCGAGGAACCCCAGTTCCTCGCCGATGATCGCGAAGATGAAGTCGTTGTGGGCGTTGGGCAGGTAGCTCCACTTGGCGCGGCTCTGCCCCAGCCCCTCACCGAACAGACTGCCGTCCGCCAGCGCGTACTTCGCCTGGCGCGCCTGGTAGCCGATGCCCTGCGGGTCGGCTGCCGGGTCGAAGAACGCCTGGACGCGCGCGGACCGGTAGCCGGCCGTGAGCGCGAGCGTCACCGCCGCGACCACACCGGCACCGAGGATGCCGACGAAGACCTTGAGCGGCAACCCCGCGAACCACAGCAGCGCCAGCAGGATGATCGCGAGCGAGATCGTCGTCCCGAGGTCCGGCTGCAACACGATCAGGACGAACACGATCAGCGCGGCCGGCACCAGCGGGATCAGCAGTTCCTTGAGCGACTGCGTCTCCCGGCGCCGCGTGGCGAGCAGGTGCGCCCCCCACACTGCGAACGCGATCTTGGCCAGCTCGGAGGGCTGCAGCGAGATGGGACCGATCACGAACCAGCCGCGGGTGCCCTGCGACATCGTGCCGATACCGGGGATCAGCACGAGCACGAGCATCACGACGGTCACACCGAACGCCGGCAGCGCCCACCTGCGCATGACCCGCACCGGGATGAGCAGGGCGACGTAGAAGATCACCAGCCCGAGCGTCGCGAAGATCAACTGGGAGACGAACTTCCCGTACGCCGACCCGTCGGCCGCCACGGACTCGACGCTCGACGACGACAGCACCATCACCAGGCCGAGGACCGTCAGCAGCGTCGCGATGGTGACGACCAGGTGGAACGACGTCAGAGGTCGCGCCAGCCACGCGCCGATGCGGGTCCGGGGTCCGCGGTCGGACTTGGCGGTGCGCTCGGTCTCGGGTCTCATCGGCGGGTCCCGGACTCCCCCGCCGTGTTCGCCGGCCCGATCCGGTCGTCGGGCAGCGCCCGCGCCGCGTCGGCGAAGCTCCGTCCGCGGTGACCGTACGAGTCGAACATGTCCAGCGACGCCGCTGCCGGGGCCAGCAGCACGGCGTCGCCGGGCGCAGCCATCGCCGCAGCCGCGCCCACCGCTTCCGCCATCACCGCGTCGGCGTCCGCCCGTGGCAGGTCGAGGCGCGCCGTGCCGGGGGTTCCTGCCGCCATCCGAGCATCGTCTCCCGCCCGGATGTGCACGACGGGGACCTCCGGGGCGTGTCGCGCGAGTGCGTCGGCAATCTCGGCGGCATCGCGGCCGATGAGCACCGCGCCCGCGAGCCGGTCGGCGACCTCGGTGACGAGGTCGTCCACCCGCGCACCCTTGAGGAGGCCGCCGGCGATCCACACGACGGAGTCGCGCGCGAGGATCGACGACCGCGCGGCGTGCGGATTGGTTGCCTTGGAGTCGTCGACGAACACCACCCCGGCCGCCTCGCGTACCAGCTCGGCGCGGTGCGGGCCCACCCGGTGCGCGCGCAGACCCGCACCGACCGCGTCCGCCGACACGCCCGCCGCGCGGGCCAGCGCAGCCGCCGCCAGCGCGTCGCACACGCCGGCCGGGCCGGGCGGGCTGATCTCGTCGGCGCCGATCAGCGCGGCGCCGGCCGAGTTGTCTTCCGAGGCGCCGTCGAACGCCCGATCGACGAGCATGCCGTCGGTCACGCCGAGTTCGCCGGGGCCGGGCCGGCCGAGCCGGAATCCGACGGTGCGTCCGTCGCGGGGGCGGTCCGCGAGCGCGGCCGCGACGGCGTCGTCGAGGCCCACGACCGCGACCTCACCGGTCAGTGCCCGGGCCTTCGCGTCGACGTAGCCGGTCATGCCGCCGTGCCAGTCCAGATGGTCCTCGGCGATGTTGAGCACGACGCCGGCGGTGGGCCGCACCGACGGCGCCCAGTACAGCTGGAAGGACGACAGTTCGACCGCGAGCACCTCGGCCCGGGGTTGCTCGGTGCGCAGCGCGTCGAGGACGGGCAGTCCGATGTTGCCGCACGCCGCCGACGGAATTCCGGCGGACTCGAGGATCGAGTGCAGCATCGACGTCGTCGTGGTCTTGCCGTTGGTGCCCGTCACCACCAGCCAGCGCCTGGGCGGACCGTAGATGCGGGCCCGGTCGACGCGCCAGGAGAACTCGATGTCGCCCCACACCGGCACCCCGGCCGCGGCGGCGGCCGCGAGGACCGGGGCGTCGGGGCGGAAACCCGGGCTGGTGACGACGACGGCGAACTCCGCGACCCGTGCGGGGTCGGCGACGAGGTCGCCCAGCGGCACCGTCGCGGCGCCCGCCTCGGCACATCGCGCGAGCACGTCCGCGTTGGTGTCGGTGACCGTGACGCGGGCGCCGAGGTCGTGCAACGGCGCGATGACCGCCCGGCCCGAGATGCCGGCGCCCGCCACCAGGACGGCCGCGCCGCGCAGTCCGCCCAGGCCCGCGGCGTCGAGGTACTGCTCCTCGAACTGCATGCGTCAGTCCCCGATCGCCGCGAGGTACTCGCTGTAGAACAGGGCCAGACCGATCGCCGACGCGATCGCGCCCAGCAGCCAGAATCTGATGATCACCTGGGTTTCCGCCCAGCCACCGAGTTCGAAGTGGTGGTGGAACGGCGCCATCCGGAACACGCGGCGCCGGCTCGACCGGAACACCGCCACCTGGATGACCACCGACGCCGCCTCGGCGACGAACAGCGCACCGATGACGACCATCAGCAGCTCGGTGCGGGTGGTGATCGACAGGCCGGCGAGCATGCCGCCGAGCGCGAGCGAGCCTGTGTCGCCCATGAAGATCTTCGCGGGCGCCGCGTTCCACCACAGGAACCCGATGCAGGCGGCCGCGCCGGCGGCGCACAGCAGCGCCAGATCCAGCGGGTCGCGGACGTCGTAGCAGCCCTTCGACGGGCCGAGGCTGCCCGGACCGCCGCTGCACGCGTTGCGGTACTGCCAGAACGTGATGATGACGTAGGCGCCGAGCACGAGGCTCATGGACCCGGCCGCCAGACCGTCGAGACCGTCGGTGAGGTTCACCGCGTTCGACCACGCGCTGACAAGCAGGTACACGAAGAGGATGAAGACGATCGAGCCCATGCTCACCGTCGCGATGTCGCGCACGTACGACAGGTGCACGCTGCCCGGGGTGAGCCCACTGCCGCCGCGGAACTGCAACGCCAGAATGCCGAACGCGACCGCGGCCACCAGCTGGCCCACGAGCTTGGCGGTCTTGTTGAGGCCGAGGTTGCGCTGCTTGCGGATCTTGATGAAGTCGTCGAGGAAGCCGACACCGCCGAGCGCGGTCGTCAGCCCCAGCACCAGCAGACCCGACGCCGACGGCCCCTCCGCGTCGTAGCCGATCCCGATGAGGTGCGAGCCCCAGTACCCGGCCCACAGACCGGCCAGGATCGCGACGCCGCCCATGGTCGGGGTGCCACGCTTGGCCTGGTGACTGGCCGGGCCCTCGACCCGGATCTCCTGGCCGAAGCCCTGCCGCGAGAAGATCTTGATCAGGACCGGCGTCAGCAGGATCGAGACCGCGAGCGCGATGCCCGCGGCGAAGAGAATCTGTCTCACTGCGACGCCTCCTGGTCGGCCGACGCCGAGCCCGTCACCGGTGCGGCGAGCACGGCGTCCGCGACCTCCCACAAGCCGATGGACTGCGAGGCCTTCACCAGCACCAGGTCACCGGCCCGCAGTTCCTGCTCGAGCAGAGCCACCGCGCTCGCCACGTCGGGCACGTGGATCGCCTCGTCACCCCACGAACCTTCCATCACCGCTCCCTGGTACATCGCGCGGACGGGACGACCCGGTCCGACGAGGATCAGCTTGGTCACGTCCAGCCGCACCGCGAATCGTCCGATCGCGTCGTGCTCGACCACTGATTCTGGCCCCAGTTCGGCCATTTCACCGAGGACCGCCCACGTCCGGCGTGCCGGACCGCGGCCGGACTTCGCCATGGACACGAGCGCCTTGATGGCCGCACGCATCGAGTCGGGGTTGGCGTTGTACGAGTCGTTGACGACCGTGACCCCGTCCGCGCGGTCGCGGACCTCCATCCGGCGCGCCGAGACCGGCGCCGCCGCGCCGAGAGCATCGGCGATCTGGTCGAGCGTCGCACCGCACTCGAGCGCGACGGCGGCCGCGGCCAGCGCGTTGCCCACGTGGTGCTCGCCGTGCACGGCCAGCGTGATCGGCACGGTGCCGGCCGCGCACGTGAGCGTGAAGCTCGCGCGGGCCTGGTCGTCCAGGCGGACGTCGGTGGCGCGGACGTCGGCGTTGCCGGACTGCCCGACCAGCACGACCCGGGCCTTGGTGCGGGCGGCCATCGCGGCCACGAGCGGGTCGTCGGCATTGAGCACCGCGACACCGCCGTCGGACGCGGCCGGCAACGACGCGGGCAGTTCGCCCTTGGTCTCGGCGATGGCCTCCCGCGAGCCGAACTCGCCGAGGTGCGCGGTCCCGACGTTGAGCACGACACCGATGCGCGGCGGCGCGATCTTCGCCAGCGTCGCGATGTGGCCACGGCCGCGGGCGGACAACTCCAGGACCAGGAACCGCGTGTCACGGTCCGCGCGCAGCGCCGTCCACGGGTGACCGAGTTCGTTGTTGAACGATCCGGGGGGCGCCACGACGGAACCGAGCGGCGTCAGCACGGCGGCCAGCAGGTCCTTCGTCGACGTCTTGCCCGACGAGCCGGTGACACCGACGACGGTCAGCCCCGCCTCCGCGAGCTTGTCGACACTCGCGCGGGCGAGCCGGGCCAGGGCCTCGAGGACCGCGGCTCCCGAGCCGTCCGCGTCGTGTTCGAGCGCCAGCGCCGCACTGCCGGACGGGCCGAGCGGCTCCACCACGATCGCCGGAACGCCGACCGGCCGCGCCGCGAGGACTGCCACCGCACCGGCCGCGACCGCCTGGGCGGCGTGGTCGTGCCCGTCCGTGCGGGCGCCCGGCAGCGCCAGGAACAGCCCACCCGCGGTGACCTTCCGCGAATCGAACTCCACCGTTCCCGTGACGGTGGCCGACGGGTCGCCGACGTCGTGAAGCGTCCCGCCGACCGCCTGAGCGATCTGGGCGAGCGTCATCGGGATCATGCATTTCCTCCGTGTGCGAGGCCGTCTCCGGAGACGATCCGAGCGATCGCCTCTCCCAGAACCTCGCGGTCGTCGAATGGGTACTTCACCCCGTGGATCTCCTGGCCGGTCTCGTGGCCCTTCCCTGCCACCAGCACCACGTCACCGGGGCCGGCCCACCCGACCGCCGCGGCGATGGCCGCCGCCCGGTCGCCGACCTCGCGCACATCGCCGCGCTCGTCCGCCGGAACGGCCAGCGCCCCCTCGAGCACGGCGGCTCGGATCGCGGCCGGATCCTCGGTGCGCGGGTTGTCGTCGGTGACCACCAGCAGGTCCGCGCCCCGCGCGCCGGCCTCGCCCATGAGGACACGCTTACCGCTGTCGCGGTCTCCCCCGGCACCGACGACGACCGCGATCCGGCCGTTCGTCTGACCGCGCAGGGTCGCGATGACCGCTTCGAGCGCGGCGGGCTTGTGCGCGTAGTCGACGACGGCCAGGAAGTCCTGTCCCCGGTCCACCCGCTGCACCCGACCCGGGACGTCGACGCCGGCGATTCCGGTCAGCACCGCGTCGATGTCCGCGCCTGCCGCGGCGCACACGGCGACGGCCAGCGCAGCGTTGGCGACGTTGTAGCGGCCGGGCAGCCGCAGGGACACCTCGCGCACGGCGCCGTCCGGACCGGTGAGCGCGAAGACCTGGCTGCCGTCGGGCTCACCCGTGGCCACCCCGGCCGACCAGTCCGCCGGGGACTCGGTGGTGCCGACGGTGGCGACCGCGCCGGGCCGGTCCGGATGCGCCCCGCGGGCGACCTCCGCCATGCGGCGGCCCCACTGGTCGTCGGTGCAGACCACCGCGCGCTCGGCGTGGACGGTCGAGTCCGCCGCGAACAGGCGGGCCTTGGCCGCGAAGTAGTCGGCGAAGTCCTTGTGGAAGTCCAGATGATCCTGCGACAGATTGGTGAACGCCCCGATCGAGAACCGCGTGCCGTCGACGCGGCCGAGGGCGAGCGCGTGACTCGACACCTCCATCACGACCGTGTCGACGCCGCGTTCGAGCATCGCGGCGAACAGGGCATGCAGTTGGGGGGCCTCCGGCGTGGTCAGGGCGCTGGGGATGCGGTGTCCGCCGACCCGGGTCTCGACGGTGCCGACGAGCCCGATGCTGCGGCCCGCCGCCGCCAGCCCGGCCTCGACGAGATACGACGACGTCGTCTTGCCCGACGTCCCGGTGATGCCGATGACCTGCATCCGCTCCGACGGGCGCCCGTAGATGGTGGCGCACACCTCGCCGAGGACCTGCCGCGGGGACGGGTGGACGAGGACCGCGACGGGCGCCTGCGTTGCGAGCCGCTCCCGCACCGTGTCCAGCCCGGCCTCGTCGGTGAAGACCGCGACGGCGCCGGCCTCGACGGCCGTGACCGCGAATTCCGCGCCGTGGGTGTGCGCGCCCGGGAGGGCCGCGAACAGATCACCCGCCCGCACCGCCTGCGCTCGCAGCTCGACCCCGGTCACCGTTGCCGGTCCGGCGTCGTGCGGCCGCGCCGCGCCCACCCACTCGAGCCGAGCGCCGATGGTCGGTGCGAGACCCGCGAGCTCGGTGAGCGGCGGATTCGTCGGACGAAGACCGCTCCCCGGCGCCGCGTCCGGCGTGGAAGGCTGCGGACTCGGAAGCACAGGCGACAGGTCCTCTCGAATCGGTGGTACGTACGGGTTCGGCGGGCGATGGTGCTGTGAGTCCCGTCGCTGCGCGCGACGGAGATCGACGTGTCAGATTACCGGCGGAGGCGCTCGCCACACGAGTCACCGTCGGCTGGAAGTGCGGGCCAGTGGGAATAGTCACCCCGCCCGGCGGTCAATCGGCCTCGAGCACCAGCCGCCGACCCGGGTCCGGTGACAGCGGCACGCTGTCGCGCTGCAGCAGCCACGAGGCGATGTTGTGGAACAGCGGCGCGGCCGACTGGCCGGGGCCACCGTCGATGCCGCGGGCCGGCGCGTCGAGCATGATGCCGATCACGTAGCGCGGATCGTCGGCCGGGGCGATACCTGCGAAGGTGATCCAGTAGTTCGAGTTGGAGTAACACCGGCACGCCGGGTCCACCTGCTGCGCCGTGCCCGTCTTCCCGGTGATCTGGTAGCCGTCGACGGCGGCCTGCGGGCCCGACCCCTGCTGGTAGCCCATCGGGTCCTTCTGGGTGACCGACCGGAACATGTCGCGCACCGACCGCGCGGTCTCCTCGCTCACCACGCGCACCGAGTCGGGGCGTTCCGTCTCGGTCCGGGTGCCGTCCGGGTCCACCGTCGCCTTGACGATCCGGGGCGGGATGCGCTCACCGTCGTTCGCGATGGCCTGGTACATCCCGGTCATCTGCAGCAACGTCATCGACAGGCCCTGACCGATCGGCAGGTTGGCGAACGTACCGCCGGACCAGTCCTCGAGGGCCGGCACGCTGCCGGCGCTCTCGCCCGGCAGCCCGACGCCGGTCGCCTGTCCCAGCCCGAACCGGTGCAGCATGTCCGCGAACCGCTCCTCGCCGACGCGCTCGGCCAGGATAAGTGTGCCCACGTTCGACGACTTCCCGAACACTCCGGTCGTCGTGAACGGAACCACGCCGTGCGCCCACGCGTCCTTGACCGACACGCCGGCCATCTGGATCGACCCGGGAACCTGCAGCACCTCGTCCGGTGTCGTGAGTCCGTACTCGATCGCGGCGGCCCCGGTCACGAGCTTGCCCACCGACCCGGGCTCGAACGGCGAGCTGACCGGGAGGTTGCCCATCTGGGCAGTGCGGGGATTGTTGCCCACCCCGATCGCCGGGTTGAACGTTCCGTCGTTGCTCATCGCCAGCACCTCGGACGTCTTGCTGTCCAGCACCACCACCGACGCGTTCTTCGCGCCCGAGAGGTCCTTGGCCTGCTGCGTCTGCTGCTGCACGTAGTACTGCAGATCGGAGTCGATCGTCAGTTCCAGCGTGGATCCGTCCACCGCGGGCCGCTGGTCACGGCGACTACCGGGGATCACCGCGCCGTCGGAGCCCCGGTCGTGGGTCTCCGCGCCGTCCTGTCCGGCCAACGCCGAATCCATCGACTCCTCGAGGCCGAGCAGGCCGTGCCCGTCCCAGCCGGTGGCACCCACGATGTTCGCCGCGAGGGATCCGCCGGGGTATTCGCGGATGTCCTGGCGTTCGAGACCGACCTCGGGGAACTCCTCGGCGATCTCGGCCGCGACCGCCGGATCCACACTGCGGGCGAGGTAGACGAACGTCTCGTCGCTCTCCAGCTTCTTCAGCAACTCGCTCTCGGACGCGGTGTCGCCGAGCCGGTCGTGGATGCCGGCGGCGATCTCCTCGAGCCGCGTCGCCGGATCGGGAGCCGTGTCGTCCTTGGCGCGCAGGTCCTCCATGGCCTTGCGCTCGCGGACCGGCTGGAACGTGAGGGCCTTCGCATCGAGGGTGTACGCGAGCTTGTTGCCGCTGCGGTCGAGGATCGCTCCCCGCACGGCGGGGAGCGTCACGGTCGTCGTGCGCTGGTTCGCTGCCTCCGCCGACAATCGCGGAGCGTCGATTCCCTGCACCCACAACAGCTGGACCGCGGCGACGCCCAGCGCGATGAGCATGACCGCGCGACCGTACTTGAGCCGAAAGGCGAAACCGCCGCTGCGGCGCGCCGACGGTGGCCGCCCCCGCGCCTTGCGCGAGGGCGGGGCCGATCGGCGCCGACGCGGGGCCGGAGCGCGTCCACCCGGGGACGTCACTGCCGCGCACCTGCCGGGGGCTGCGTGATGACCGTCACGAGAGTCGATTGTTCACCGCGGGCCTGGATTCGACCGTCATTGGCGGACTGCGGTGTGGCGGGCTGCTGCGTCGGGGTGGGCGCGGCTGCGGTCGTCGGGGCCGGAGCC is part of the Rhodococcus sp. SGAir0479 genome and encodes:
- the ftsW gene encoding putative lipid II flippase FtsW, with amino-acid sequence MRPETERTAKSDRGPRTRIGAWLARPLTSFHLVVTIATLLTVLGLVMVLSSSSVESVAADGSAYGKFVSQLIFATLGLVIFYVALLIPVRVMRRWALPAFGVTVVMLVLVLIPGIGTMSQGTRGWFVIGPISLQPSELAKIAFAVWGAHLLATRRRETQSLKELLIPLVPAALIVFVLIVLQPDLGTTISLAIILLALLWFAGLPLKVFVGILGAGVVAAVTLALTAGYRSARVQAFFDPAADPQGIGYQARQAKYALADGSLFGEGLGQSRAKWSYLPNAHNDFIFAIIGEELGFLGAGAVIGLFGLFVYTGLRIARRSSDPFLQLLTATATAWITGQAFINIGYVVGILPVTGLQLPLVSAGGTSTATTLLMFGLVANAARHEPEAVAALHSGQDGRVSRLLRLPRPAAYIPPRPPGAAVVRRAPREPVPPARRERPRPPEPRGDGPRRRPRDVDRREDDNRVRRGPNPATERGRAARSRGPRPEERGMRR
- the murD gene encoding UDP-N-acetylmuramoyl-L-alanine--D-glutamate ligase encodes the protein MQFEEQYLDAAGLGGLRGAAVLVAGAGISGRAVIAPLHDLGARVTVTDTNADVLARCAEAGAATVPLGDLVADPARVAEFAVVVTSPGFRPDAPVLAAAAAAGVPVWGDIEFSWRVDRARIYGPPRRWLVVTGTNGKTTTTSMLHSILESAGIPSAACGNIGLPVLDALRTEQPRAEVLAVELSSFQLYWAPSVRPTAGVVLNIAEDHLDWHGGMTGYVDAKARALTGEVAVVGLDDAVAAALADRPRDGRTVGFRLGRPGPGELGVTDGMLVDRAFDGASEDNSAGAALIGADEISPPGPAGVCDALAAAALARAAGVSADAVGAGLRAHRVGPHRAELVREAAGVVFVDDSKATNPHAARSSILARDSVVWIAGGLLKGARVDDLVTEVADRLAGAVLIGRDAAEIADALARHAPEVPVVHIRAGDDARMAAGTPGTARLDLPRADADAVMAEAVGAAAAMAAPGDAVLLAPAAASLDMFDSYGHRGRSFADAARALPDDRIGPANTAGESGTRR
- the mraY gene encoding phospho-N-acetylmuramoyl-pentapeptide-transferase; the encoded protein is MRQILFAAGIALAVSILLTPVLIKIFSRQGFGQEIRVEGPASHQAKRGTPTMGGVAILAGLWAGYWGSHLIGIGYDAEGPSASGLLVLGLTTALGGVGFLDDFIKIRKQRNLGLNKTAKLVGQLVAAVAFGILALQFRGGSGLTPGSVHLSYVRDIATVSMGSIVFILFVYLLVSAWSNAVNLTDGLDGLAAGSMSLVLGAYVIITFWQYRNACSGGPGSLGPSKGCYDVRDPLDLALLCAAGAAACIGFLWWNAAPAKIFMGDTGSLALGGMLAGLSITTRTELLMVVIGALFVAEAASVVIQVAVFRSSRRRVFRMAPFHHHFELGGWAETQVIIRFWLLGAIASAIGLALFYSEYLAAIGD
- a CDS encoding UDP-N-acetylmuramoyl-tripeptide--D-alanyl-D-alanine ligase; this translates as MIPMTLAQIAQAVGGTLHDVGDPSATVTGTVEFDSRKVTAGGLFLALPGARTDGHDHAAQAVAAGAVAVLAARPVGVPAIVVEPLGPSGSAALALEHDADGSGAAVLEALARLARASVDKLAEAGLTVVGVTGSSGKTSTKDLLAAVLTPLGSVVAPPGSFNNELGHPWTALRADRDTRFLVLELSARGRGHIATLAKIAPPRIGVVLNVGTAHLGEFGSREAIAETKGELPASLPAASDGGVAVLNADDPLVAAMAARTKARVVLVGQSGNADVRATDVRLDDQARASFTLTCAAGTVPITLAVHGEHHVGNALAAAAVALECGATLDQIADALGAAAPVSARRMEVRDRADGVTVVNDSYNANPDSMRAAIKALVSMAKSGRGPARRTWAVLGEMAELGPESVVEHDAIGRFAVRLDVTKLILVGPGRPVRAMYQGAVMEGSWGDEAIHVPDVASAVALLEQELRAGDLVLVKASQSIGLWEVADAVLAAPVTGSASADQEASQ
- a CDS encoding UDP-N-acetylmuramoyl-L-alanyl-D-glutamate--2,6-diaminopimelate ligase, which codes for MLPSPQPSTPDAAPGSGLRPTNPPLTELAGLAPTIGARLEWVGAARPHDAGPATVTGVELRAQAVRAGDLFAALPGAHTHGAEFAVTAVEAGAVAVFTDEAGLDTVRERLATQAPVAVLVHPSPRQVLGEVCATIYGRPSERMQVIGITGTSGKTTSSYLVEAGLAAAGRSIGLVGTVETRVGGHRIPSALTTPEAPQLHALFAAMLERGVDTVVMEVSSHALALGRVDGTRFSIGAFTNLSQDHLDFHKDFADYFAAKARLFAADSTVHAERAVVCTDDQWGRRMAEVARGAHPDRPGAVATVGTTESPADWSAGVATGEPDGSQVFALTGPDGAVREVSLRLPGRYNVANAALAVAVCAAAGADIDAVLTGIAGVDVPGRVQRVDRGQDFLAVVDYAHKPAALEAVIATLRGQTNGRIAVVVGAGGDRDSGKRVLMGEAGARGADLLVVTDDNPRTEDPAAIRAAVLEGALAVPADERGDVREVGDRAAAIAAAVGWAGPGDVVLVAGKGHETGQEIHGVKYPFDDREVLGEAIARIVSGDGLAHGGNA
- a CDS encoding peptidoglycan D,D-transpeptidase FtsI family protein, with amino-acid sequence MTSPGGRAPAPRRRRSAPPSRKARGRPPSARRSGGFAFRLKYGRAVMLIALGVAAVQLLWVQGIDAPRLSAEAANQRTTTVTLPAVRGAILDRSGNKLAYTLDAKALTFQPVRERKAMEDLRAKDDTAPDPATRLEEIAAGIHDRLGDTASESELLKKLESDETFVYLARSVDPAVAAEIAEEFPEVGLERQDIREYPGGSLAANIVGATGWDGHGLLGLEESMDSALAGQDGAETHDRGSDGAVIPGSRRDQRPAVDGSTLELTIDSDLQYYVQQQTQQAKDLSGAKNASVVVLDSKTSEVLAMSNDGTFNPAIGVGNNPRTAQMGNLPVSSPFEPGSVGKLVTGAAAIEYGLTTPDEVLQVPGSIQMAGVSVKDAWAHGVVPFTTTGVFGKSSNVGTLILAERVGEERFADMLHRFGLGQATGVGLPGESAGSVPALEDWSGGTFANLPIGQGLSMTLLQMTGMYQAIANDGERIPPRIVKATVDPDGTRTETERPDSVRVVSEETARSVRDMFRSVTQKDPMGYQQGSGPQAAVDGYQITGKTGTAQQVDPACRCYSNSNYWITFAGIAPADDPRYVIGIMLDAPARGIDGGPGQSAAPLFHNIASWLLQRDSVPLSPDPGRRLVLEAD